The following proteins are co-located in the Mobula hypostoma chromosome 4, sMobHyp1.1, whole genome shotgun sequence genome:
- the nkx1.2lb gene encoding NK1 transcription factor-related protein 1, whose translation MNVNRERVQPADISLPSAAVADPMSCTIHTEAMDVSGEQRLPGNDLAAFSCPANRERQGDTQGIAAQEAAVVAPAPTSNNRTTSFSVLDILDPNKFNSSKRRQCSILYRAGSEYTVAAAGERAANAFCEIADRKTINDSGLDTCKKAADIINVNLRVHESVLEKRKEPKCEIYISNHRVFEDLYKNCWYLMIYFIYLFPHLSPFHKEDGDFLDSYKGERREKDFCRSLEPEQDSNETSRQEDAEELSEDSGAGRRAGGGTLASPGERMPGVEGEPDEEEEEEEEEEEESATGGRESLSPRSPQGQHLQQCQSQPQQQSQAQQHKSKRKRSGSDAKSGKPRRARTAFTYEQLVALENKFKSTRYLSVCERLNLALSLSLTETQVKIWFQNRRTKWKKQNPGADTSAPTGGGGGAGGGGAGGGGAGTGGGSGLGGPSAGHLSGLSPMSTSSPVTGPLSMHSAYSNPGGLVCAAQLPFLPSPATVLSPFMLSSQTYGAPAFYAPHLQ comes from the exons ATGAACGTGAACAGAGAAAGGGTTCAGCCAGCTGATATATCCTTACCATCAGCGGCGGTGGCAGATCCGATGTCTTGTACCATCCACACTGAAGCCATGGATGTGAGTGGGGAGCAAAGGCTCCCTGGTAATGATCTGGCTGCCTTCTCCTGCCCGGCCAACCGGGAGAGACAGGGGGATACACAGGGCATTGCTGCCCAAGAGGCAGCCGTCGTGGCCCCAGCTCCTACCAGTAACAACAGGACCACCTCTTTCTCTGTCTTGGACATTCTGGATCCCAACAAGTTTAACAGCAGCAAGAGGCGGCAGTGCAGCATTCTGTACAGAGCCGGCAGCGAGTACACAGTGGCAGCGGCGGGGGAAAGGGCTGCGAACGCTTTTTGTGAAATTGCAGATCGGAAAACGATAAATGATAGCGGGTTGGACACATGCAAGAAGGCAGCTGATATCATCA ACGTGAATCTACGTGTGCATGAATCAGTATTGGAAAAACGAAAAGAACCAAAATGTGAGATATATATTTCTAATCATAGAGTCTTTGAAGACCTGTACAAAAATTGTTGGTATCTAATGATCTATTTTATCTATTTATTCCCGCATCTATCACCATTCCACAAAGAAGATGGAGATTTCCTTGACAGCTACAAAGGTGAGCGACGTGAGAAAGACTTCTGCCGGAGCTTAGAGCCAGAGCAGGACAGTAACGAGACGTCGCGACAGGAGGACGCCGAGGAGTTGAGTGAAGATAGCGGAGCCGGCAGGAGAGCGGGAGGAGGCACTCTGGCCTCTCCGGGAGAGAGGATGCCCGGGGTCGAGGGAGAACCGgacgaggaggaggaagaggaggaagaggaggaggaggaaagtgCGACAGGAGGCCGCGAAAGCCTGAGCCCACGCAGTCCTCAGGGCCAGCATCTGCAGCAGTGCCAGTCCCAGCCTCAGCAGCAGAGTCAGGCTCAGCAGCACAAGAGCAAACGGAAACGCAGCGGCTCGGACGCGAAGTCGGGCAAACCCCGGCGGGCCCGCACTGCCTTCACCTATGAGCAGTTGGTGGCGCTGGAGAACAAGTTCAAGTCAACCCGCTACCTGTCGGTGTGCGAGCGTCTGAACCTGGCGCTGTCCCTCAGTCTCACCGAGACCCAGGTCAAGATCTGGTTCCAGAACCGCAGGACCAAGTGGAAGAAGCAGAACCCCGGCGCGGACACTAGCGCTCCCACCGGGggaggaggaggtgcagggggcGGAGGAGCAGGTGGCGGCGGTGCAGGGACAGGGGGAGGGTCGGGCTTGGGGGGACCGTCGGCGGGCCATCTGAGTGGCCTCAGCCCCATGAGTACTTCTTCCCCGGTGACCGGGCCACTTTCCATGCACTCGGCTTATTCAAACCCCGGCGGGCTAGTGTGCGCCGCGCAGCTGCCCTTCCTGCCCTCACCGGCAACCGTGCTCTCCCCTTTTATGCTCAGCTCGCAGACTTACGGGGCTCCGGCTTTCTACGCACCTCACTTACAATGA